A window of the Fusarium poae strain DAOMC 252244 chromosome 3, whole genome shotgun sequence genome harbors these coding sequences:
- a CDS encoding hypothetical protein (TransMembrane:3 (o12-32i258-279o299-320i)~CAZy:GT54): MLLGRTRVLTVYAILATIWLSLFQLCRLYTYYDPSSFFYNSQKAYQTRYTDLRAKEADHLLHIIDHAPIDYKINNDVGTRAQDKRICVGIPSVKRGKHHFLPRTLASLTEGLDTRERNALRIVVLLADDDPSSHPAFGQRWLHQLADEILLYGNASSPVVPDAYHYVQPIKPNNGETLSRNDRVHRDYATLMEDCRTSGAGYFALMEDDVIAARHWASRLLDGLTYLERIGTTGKWLYLRLFYSETYLGWNSEEWPKYLARSLCFYVTVLCLYIVVVVAVDVRRRCNISYFMAHSHDVLHLTVWVISFTTLYFLAGRLTVDPYKDGIREMSNYGCCAQGLVIPKHHLLDLEKALHGAPSQIAGDSLIEKFADDQALKKYAIVPSLLQHVGIKGSSDAQGNKKTTWNFNFEKTVI, from the coding sequence ATGCTTCTGGGACGCACCCGAGTCCTTACTGTGTACGCCATTTTGGCTACCATTTGGTTATCTCTGTTCCAGCTTTGTAGACTTTATACCTACTACGATCCATCCTCCTTTTTCTACAATTCCCAAAAAGCTTACCAAACTCGTTACACGGACCTAAGAGCAAAGGAAGCCGACCATCTCCTCCATATCATCGACCACGCTCCAATCGATTATAAGATAAACAATGATGTTGGCACACGAGCTCAAGACAAGAGAATATGTGTTGGAATTCCCAGTGTCAAGCGAGGGAAACATCATTTCCTGCCGAGAACTCTAGCGTCCCTGACGGAGGGCCTAGACACTAGGGAAAGAAATGCCCTTCGCATTGTCGTCTTGCTAGCTGACGATGACCCGTCAAGTCATCCAGCATTTGGTCAAAGGTGGCTTCATCAACTAGCTGATGAGATTCTCTTGTATGGCAATGCTTCTTCTCCGGTAGTGCCTGATGCATATCACTACGTACAACCGATCAAGCCGAACAATGGTGAGACGCTATCGAGAAACGACCGAGTACACCGTGATTACGCGACCCTGATGGAAGATTGTCGTACATCAGGAGCAGGGTACTTCGCCCTTATGGAAGACGATGTCATCGCTGCTCGTCACTGGGCCAGTCGGCTACTAGACGGCTTGACATACCTTGAACGGATAGGTACAACGGGAAAGTGGCTTTATCTCCGGCTCTTCTACTCAGAAACATACCTCGGCTGGAACTCAGAAGAATGGCCTAAATACCTTGCCCGCTCGTTATGTTTCTACGTCACAGTACTCTGCCTATacattgttgttgttgttgcagtGGACGTGCGTCGAAGGTGTAATATCTCCTATTTCATGGCTCATAGTCATGATGTACTACACCTGACCGTCTGGGTAATCTCTTTTACGACACTCTACTTCCTGGCTGGTAGATTAACTGTCGATCCATACAAAGATGGTATCCGGGAAATGTCCAACTATGGCTGTTGTGCACAAGGTCTTGTGATACCAAAgcatcatctccttgattTGGAAAAGGCACTACATGGAGCACCGAGCCAAATTGCAGGTGATTCTCTTATCGAGAAGTTCGCCGATGACCAAGCCTTGAAGAAGTATGCCATCGTACCGAGTCTCTTGCAGCACGTGGGTATCAAAGGTTCTTCGGATGCTCAAGGGAACAAGAAGACGACATGGAATTTCAATTTTGAGAAGACTGTCATATGA
- a CDS encoding hypothetical protein (SECRETED:SignalP(1-21)), producing the protein MFASYLVTLLSVASTVANAAAVTPVFTGLGTRYGDADGCTEEDCWQGGACSFVGYDLPPGIDGSTCVSDEIWNKGANCGGCIEVTYKSKTLKIMVTNRTGGDKNHLDMTPATWNKLTNNMKGGGVDGIKWKWIECPLRSAPLQVHMHGGASKYWFAATIENMTHRVKAVHVSTDSGKTWKACYLKNPNMWMLDGTLPSDSAWVRVTSVNNKQVVVKNVALKSGQVTKGTANF; encoded by the exons ATGTTCGCGAGCTACCTTGTCACCCTCTTGTCCGTCGCCTCGACGGTTGCCAACGCCGCGGCCGTAACGCCAGTCTTCACTGGCCTCGGAACCCGTTACGGCGATGCCGACGGCTGCACTGAGGAAGATTGCTGGCAGGGCGGTGCTTGCAGTTTCGTTGGATACGACTTGCCACCTGGTATCGACGGAAGCACTTGTGTCTCTGACGAGATTTGGAACAAGGGTGCCAACTGTGGTGGTTGCATCGAGGTTACGTACAAGAGCAAGACTCTCAAGATTATG GTCACCAATAGAACTGGAGGCGACAAGAACCATCTTGACATGACCCCCGCAACATGGAACAAGCTTACCAACAACATGAAGGGAGGCGGCGTTGACGGCATCAAGTGGAAGTGGATCGAGTGCCCTCTCCGCTCCGCTCCTCTCCAAGTCCACATGCACGGTGGCGCCTCCAAGTACTGGTTCGCCGCTACAATCGAGAACATGACCCACCGTGTCAAGGCTGTCCATGTCAGTACCGACAGTGGAAAGACCTGGAAGGCGTGCTATCTCAAGAACCCCAACATGTGGATGCTTGACGGTACTCTGCCTAGTGATTCTGCTTGGGTCCGCGTTACCAGTGTGAACAACAAGCAGGTTGTTGTCAAGAACGTCGCACTCAAGAGTGGTCAAGTCACCAAGGGTACTGCTAACTTTTAA
- a CDS encoding hypothetical protein (TransMembrane:1 (o25-43i)), translating to MSKESDSSAGLVRDIVQLITDEPKATIGIAFISLFVIFVVDSLRAWHRLSHIPGPFLASFSRLWLLRGSMRAQLPMEIQAAVEKHGMDDIALSFHFDIVTKSLDVGSLVRIGPNELATDDAKLLRRIHSGRSSYTRSPWFESMRFEPGKDNLFSMRDEEAHRKLRNKMAAGYSGKENPSLERSVDSVIASFITLLETKYLSTEDVYRPVDFAQKAQFFTLDVISDLAFGQPFGYLTKDEDVFDFLKITRAYFPFTVTMANLPWMISLLHSRLFSGLVPKDTDKVGFGAFIGVANKKVAERFAPGAAPHADMLGSFIKNGLSQEQTSRESLLNVVAGSETTSTTIRMIMVCLLTNPDAYRRLQQEIDDAARAGTISAPITDAEARNLPFLQATIQEGLRIKVPAAGQLYKAVPEEGDTINGMFIPGGTQIGISPFGVYHSKKVFGPDASVFRPERWLNANAEQLEAMIENVGLVFSSGKWQCLGKPVAIMELNKIFVELLRRFNFSIVNPEKPLDIFNAGVWIIENFHVRVTRREI from the exons ATGAGCAAAGAAAGTGATAGCTCGGCAGGGCTGGTGCGTGATATCGTCCAACTTATCACTGATGAGCCCAAGGCCACCATTGGTATTGCATTTATCAGTCTTtttgtcatcttcgtcgtgGACTCACTCAGAGCGTGGCATCGATTATCTCATATACCAGGGCCGTTTTTGGCAAGTTTCTCGAGACTATGGTTACTGAGAGGATCGATGAGGGCACAACTGCCTATGGAGATACAAGCTGCTGTTGAAAAGCACGGTATGGATGATATCGCCCTGTCATTTCATTTCGACATAGTTACTAAGTCACTTGATGTAGGATCCCTAGTTCGCATTGGGCCCAATGAGTTGGCAACAGACGACGCCAAGCTCCTCAGAAGAATCCACTCCGGTCGTTCATCTTATACGAGATCACCAT GGTTTGAGTCTATGCGCTTTGAGCCAGGTAAAGACAACCTGTTTTCGATgcgagatgaagaagctcACAGGAAGCTGCGTAACAAAATGGCAGCTGGT TACTCCGGAAAAGAAAACCCTTCCCTGGAACGCTCTGTCGACTCGGTGATCGCCAGTTTTATTACGCTTCTCGAAACAAAGTACTTGTCCACGGAAGATGTATACCGTCCGGTGGACTTTGCTCAGAAAGCCCAATTTTTCACTCTCGACGTCATCAGCGATCTGGCCTTTGGACAACCTTTTGGATATTTGACAAAGGACGAAGACGTGTTTGACTTTCTCAAAATTACAAGGGCTTACTTTCCGTTCACCGTTACCATGGCGAATCTACCATGGATGATATCACTGCTTCACTCTCGTTTGTTCAGTGGTCTTGTGCCAAAGGATACTGACAAGGTTGGGTTTGGTGCCTTTATCGG TGTTGCCAATAAGAAGGTTGCAGAACGGTTTGCACCAGGCGCGGCTCCGCATGCTGACATGCTGGGGTCCTTTATCAAGAACGGACTCAGCCAGGAACAGACGTCTCGAGAATCACTACTGAATGTCGTTGCTGGAAGTGAAACAACTTCCACTACCATTCGCATGATAATGGTATGCCTTTTGACTAATCCAGACGCGTACAGACGACTGCAACAGGAGATCGATGATGCTGCCCGGGCTGGAACAATTTCAGCACCTATCACTGATGCGGAAGCTCGCAACTTGCCTTTTCTTCAAGCCACCATCCAAGAAGGACTCAGAATCAAGGTCCCTGCAGCAGGACAGCTCTACAAGGCGGTCCCGGAAGAAGGTGACACTATCAACGGCATGTTCATTCCCGGAGGTACTCAGATCGGAATATCTCCCTTTGGAGTCTACCATTCCAAAAAGGTTTTCGGTCCGGATGCAAGCGTCTTCCGACCAGAGCGATGGCTAAATGCCAACGCCGAACAATTAGAGGCAATGATTGAGAATGTTGGACTTGTTTTCTCAAGTGGAAAGTGGCAATGTCTGGGCAAGCCTGTTGCAATCATGGAGTTGAATAAAATATTTGTTGAA CTGTTACGACGGTTCAACTTTAGCATCGTCAACCCTGAGAAGCCTCTTGATATCTTCAACGCT GGTGTTTGGATCATTGAAAATTTCCACGTACGCGTCACGCGTCGCGAGATTTAG
- a CDS encoding hypothetical protein (TransMembrane:1 (o92-109i)), with translation MFSMTNNSKSQKAEELPEDDAVSSSSTTPKARPTSSGTMLDLATTRKAASQQYAQAAKAEKAYRIKKKATLARANYNETKEHFREAFSHFKLAFKGLFSVIANFTYLISEKRQMRKQAAEKKARERNLERRKKLEEQLAKAAEAEAGESNEGNKDKDDDE, from the coding sequence ATGTTTTCAATGACCAACAACTCCAAGTCTCAAAAGGCAGAAGAATTGCCTGAAGATGATGCagtgtcatcatcatcaacaactcCCAAGGCTCGTCCAACCTCATCTGGTACCATGCTGGATTTGGCGACGACTCGAAAGGCGGCTTCACAGCAATATGCGCAAGCTGCAAAGGCCGAAAAAGCATATCGCATCAAGAAAAAGGCGACTCTGGCTCGAGCAAACTACAACGAGACCAAAGAACATTTCCGCGAAGCCTTTTCTCACTTCAAACTTGCTTTCAAGGGACTCTTTTCGGTCATTGCAAACTTTACCTACTTGATCAGCGAGAAACGTCAGATGAGGAAACAAGCAGCAGAGAAGAAGGCACGCGAAAGGAACCTAGAGCGAAGGAAGAAGCTTGAGGAGCAGTTGGCAAAGGCGGCAGAGGCGGAAGCGGGTGAAAGCAACGAGGGGAATAAAGacaaggatgatgacgagtaA
- a CDS encoding hypothetical protein (TransMembrane:11 (o80-100i112-135o141-158i170-188o200-218i276-295o315-334i355-376o388-410i417-439o451-473i)), translating to MATSGPLEKAVKGKGVHIDSDNRICWDEDAEKHPRNWNSATKTYTAALICWLEMYMTAISSSGTATATSAREEYGISRTLAYFAFVSIYLLGQTIAGIFCSPISEVFGRRTIYILAATLFCISSAIVAAVPSIIAVYFGRFFQGVAAAIPATVAFGNFDDMYNAEHRIWVVYIYTLLGMLGLALGPIYSTYITSSIGWRWVYYVSTIVMGATAIACIFTKESNADQLLDKIVEKIREETGIEDLQPDHAEGEKLTVSSFVQNTLFRPLKFLVTDPLVLFCAILCAIAFGLIYGLTESLTIVYTASPFNFSEDNSSLAFIAIAIGEILNIVPRFYDAYLYRKYRKTQRRILPETKITSFAISAPALAIALWLFAWTIPPRVTNVPWPVSMIGLVMIGFSANDFSYVLFGYATDSYGKYAASAVSAISTTRTLAAAVFPLFTHQMYTGLGSNVATSILAAIASLFAFTPFLFLGYGERLRHRSKFAADNDEALEQENSHIKDKEDNHGVGSA from the exons ATGGCAACTAGTGGTCCACTTGAAAAGGCTGTGAAAGGGAAAGGAGTTCATATCGACAGCGACAATCGTATTTGTTGGGATGAAGATGCGGAAAAACACCCTCGGAATTGGAATTCTGCAACCAAGACATACACTGCCGCTCTCATATGCTGGCTGGAGATGTACATGACGGCGATCAGCTCCTCTGGG ACGGCTACCGCGACCTCAGCACGAGAGGAATATGGTATAAGCAGAACATTGGCATATTTTGCTTTTGTATCCAT ATATTTGCTGGGCCAAACTATTGCTGGTATATTCTGCTCACCAATCTCAGAAGTCTTCGGCAGACGAACCATATATATCCTTGCAGCAACCCTCTTCTGCATTTCCTCGGCAATTGTGGCTGCAGTACCGTCAATCATTGCTGTATATTTTGGTCGATTCTTTCAAGGCGTGGCTGCCGCTATTCCTGCGACTGTTGCGTTTGGCAACTTCGATGACATGTACAATGCGGAACATAGGATCTGGGTCGTATACATATACACCCTTCTTGGAATGCTGGGTCTAGCACTTGGGCCCATTTACTCAACATACATTACATCGAGCATAGGATG GCGTTGGGTGTACTATGTCTCCACGATCGTTATGGGTGCTACCGCCATTGCATGCATCTTCACGAAAGAGTCAAACGCAGACCAACTACTGGACAAAATTGTTGAAAAGATACGCGAAGAGACTGGCATAGAAGATTTGCAGCCTGATCATGCCGAGGGAGAAAAACTCACCGTGTCCTCGTTTGTACAAAACACTCTCTTTCGACCCTTGAAGTTCCTTGTCACGGACCCTTTGGTGCTATTCTGTGCCATCCTATGTGCGATAGCATTCGGATTAATATACGGTTTGACGGAATCACTGACGATTGTATACACGGCGTCGCCTTTTAACTTTTCGGAGGACAACTCCAGCCTGGCATTCATTGCCATTGCGATCGGGGAGATACTCAACATTGTGCCGCGTTTCTACGATGCCTATCTTTATAGGAAATACCGCAAAACACAGCGACGCATCCTACCCGAGACCAAAATCACATCTTTTGCCATCTCGGCTCCTGCTCTTGCCATTGCTCTATGGCTCTTCGCCTGGACCATTCCACCACGTGTAACCAATGTTCCCTGGCCTGTAAGCATGATTGGTCTGGTGATGATTGGCTTCAGTGCGAATGATTTTAGTTACGTGCTTTTCGGATACGCCACTGACAGTTATGGCAAGTATGCTGCCAGCGCTGTTAGTGCCATAAGTACCACACGTACCCTGGCCGCTGCAGTCTTTCCACTCTTTACACATCAGATGTATACTGGTCTGGGTAGTAATGTAGCAACTAGCATCTTGGCGGCAATCGCGAGTCTGTTTGCTTTTACACCATTTCTCTTCCTAGGATACGGAGAAAGGTTGAGGCATCGAAGCAAGTTCGCGGCAGATAACGATGAGGCTCTGGAGCAGGAGAATTCGCATATAAAGGACAAAGAGGACAATCACGGTGTTGGTAGTGCATGA
- a CDS encoding hypothetical protein (TransMembrane:1 (o1046-1065i)) gives MDNITEKIARVTDLSTYTDITPEYLKKVFDDIGGSPEKLRTILNLWFTPGFKPSFIEPQTDAFSGLHDIGFIGSPDVDQTPRPLRLIDLETGNIVDVWNTSPLDAYCMLSHRWKGDEITLAHIKRARMMHLERTKNGSRDIPDSDISIVLEQCKLDVLEQENIILSLLGDRSEGKTVGDLLAMSINAGGAAKELNDARKDRDRKKSNVERSRMEKNMFDHLAERIQQNIGGNKTAVADPSLAAISDEAESEIADSGVPASSVVDEAEEEYAKAQQAFEEKWERNNKANDEAMFLRDNRPLSDSLNELVRLLQRWKSAMKLDSSMKEAREIFRTKLYPKRGASYIWSDTCCIDKLNYGELSQSLSLMGDWYANAEFCLVHLDTDLRVEDAIRNWNLFKGEMGEVDKAGKSQQAIASFSAIGVDGLEWATRAWTLQELVMSKMAFFTNAEGKLLSRPVESLGYVYPLIPFIDIYIAGSIADMFSKDVTKETTTNTLRAIVDSEALESLLDKNDVVVDKDSEDESASERVKDGLRLISILHALGFVFPTEMTTETAIPEMTRSVYLSAWNLVKGGHDGSNARGRDVLRELKSQITFELQTGNVTDEDEVKDKAKNEDKAEAEAQYVINFLLFSLVEATKGLVVSDRNLIAEFGRVHQLESWKQGITRTGFSAQQVLQLSCQREATVPVDHVYSLMGILGVRFQSFHAEGYAKALSRLLDEVVINHNDVSVFNWSGVGMGSPVRGRSMYPAFHEAYVNEKDHGRRYNMMISTDVQRKRKEVMLAYNGVITLLRDTIDCIKSKGREGLPLEWVQQICAFLRESSFEVLRPELDSISKIIRYIQLCGSRSSPTQTAPETKKSLEGSPSSGPGENVGFGRSFSKSSLPTMKLQPNLKTPKLPSFGFSGISKPSFSRHHSEPVESDSSPVLVSQDPKKLATPQVPEWLSLDDQVKTYLGSLSSPGAGGKAQCELPIKIQQLDPKTSEPQAATKSQDSRTGDLDGTEDLTCPNPIIINSSGIEGIFDIQRIVVTMIDREKLSRQVARATSPKQKISGWCIISTGFASVVVNFACDQHLLKKQLDIEQAVQDMVIKEDRASKLHGNLEIKGSAKPKEQDSSSSKVDRPSDTSNETDKNNATSWKPTEEEKTIVRILDFIQEPQLHLVAGEWVLARFSGARGAKWFLCYLELGSTHSFYGHRIAASDIDFDNSAIEPGLMNAWKTYMNRKKRKMCNVLNKYISSSASATKGQERLNKSSKIANENYARLWDAGNQGLDRVMSMGSSTSTSLPTQPFDEGGNKNTKIEEDADSEDDEVPGAGLFEDLIDQGKEAATALGEYTVLAVYERICEMQAKHLDKHLSTSVLKRTPKSLQTAVESVDENKGFLPAMYHSSRRVHMF, from the coding sequence ATGGACAATATCACCGAGAAGATAGCGAGGGTCACTGACCTGAGCACATACACTGACATCACACCGGAATATCTCAAGAAGGTGTTTGATGACATCGGCGGCAGCCCTGAGAAACTCCGCACCATCTTGAATTTGTGGTTCACCCCTGGCTTCAAGCCAAGCTTCATCGAACCACAGACCGATGCTTTCAGTGGGCTTCATGACATTGGCTTCATCGGTTCACCAGACGTGGACCAAACACCGCGACCGCTACGTTTGATAGACCTGGAAACCGGAAACATTGTCGATGTGTGGAATACTAGCCCTTTGGACGCTTATTGCATGTTGTCGCACCGATGGAAAGGCGACGAGATCACCTTGGCTCACATCAAACGAGCAAGAATGATGCACCTTGAGCGCACAAAAAACGGATCTCGCGATATTCCAGACAGTGACATCAGCATTGTCCTCGAACAATGCAAGCTTGATGTTCTGGAACAAGAAAACATAATCTTGTCTCTACTTGGCGACCGTTCAGAAGGCAAGACTGTCGGTGACTTACTAGCTATGAGCATTAATGCTGGAGGTGCCGCGAAAGAGCTCAATGACGCAAGGAAGGACCGAGACCGAAAGAAGTCGAACGTCGAGCGATCTAGAATGGAAAAGAACATGTTTGATCATCTCGCCGAGCGTATACAACAGAACATCGGCGGCAATAAGACAGCCGTCGCTGATCCGAGCCTTGCCGCAATCTCTGATGAAGCGGAAAGCGAGATTGCTGATTCTGGTGTTCCTGCGTCTTCGGTTGTCGATGAAGCGGAAGAAGAGTACGCAAAGGCCCAGCAAGCCTTCGAAGAAAAATGGGAGAGAAACAACAAGGCAAACGATGAAGCCATGTTCTTGCGCGACAATCGTCCACTTAGTGATTCTCTTAACGAGCTGGTACGCCTCCTCCAGCGTTGGAAATCAGCCATGAAACTGGATAGCTCGATGAAAGAGGCTCGTGAGATCTTCAGGACAAAGCTATACCCTAAGCGAGGGGCCTCCTACATCTGGTCTGATACCTGTTGTATTGACAAGCTGAATTACGGAGAACTGTCCCAATCACTCTCGCTCATGGGAGATTGGTACGCCAATGCTGAGTTCTGCCTCGTGCATCTTGATACAGACTTACGAGTTGAGGATGCGATTCGAAACTGGAACCTTTTCAAAGGGGAAATGGGTGAAGTGGACAAGGCGGGCAAGTCTCAGCAAGCTATTGCCAGCTTCAGCGCtattggagttgatggactTGAGTGGGCGACCCGGGCATGGACACTCCAAGAGCTGGTCATGAGTAAGATGGCCTTCTTCACCAATGCTGAGGGAAAGTTATTGAGTCGACCAGTGGAAAGTCTCGGATACGTCTATCCACTAATCCCTTTCATCGACATCTATATCGCTGGCAGCATAGCGGACATGTTCTCTAAGGACGTGACAAAAGAGACCACAACAAACACATTAAGGGCCATCGTGGATTCTGAGGCTCTCGAGTCACTCCTGGACAAGAATGATGTTGTGGTTGATAAAGATAGTGAAGATGAGAGTGCTTCAGAGAGAGTCAAGGACGGTTTGCGTCTTATATCCATTCTCCATGCTCTGGGCTTCGTATTTCCCACGGAGATGACAACTGAGACAGCTATACCTGAGATGACTCGTTCTGTGTATCTCTCAGCCTGGAATCTTGTCAAGGGTGGGCACGACGGGTCgaatgctcgtgggagagaTGTTTTGCGCGAGTTGAAGAGCCAGATCACCTTCGAGCTTCAAACAGGAAACGTGacagatgaggatgaggtgAAAGACAAGGCTAAGAACGAGGACAAGGCTGAGGCCGAAGCGCAATACGTCATCAATTTTCTGTTGTTTTCTCTTGTTGAGGCAACAAAGGGTCTAGTTGTCTCAGACCGGAACCTGATTGCAGAGTTCGGACGAGTGCATCAACTGGAGTCCTGGAAGCAAGGAATCACTCGCACCGGATTCTCGGCTCAGCAAGTTCTGCAGCTTTCTTGCCAACGGGAAGCCACCGTACCCGTTGATCACGTTTATTCTCTCATGGGAATTCTTGGTGTGCGTTTTCAGTCGTTCCACGCTGAGGGCTATGCCAAAGCCTTATCACGACTTCTAGATGAGGTCGTCATCAACCATAACGATGTCTCCGTCTTTAACTGGTCGGGAGTGGGTATGGGAAGTCCCGTTCGGGGTCGTTCCATGTACCCTGCTTTCCACGAGGCATATGTGAATGAGAAAGACCACGGTCGACGATACAACATGATGATCTCGACAGATGTGCAGAGGAAGCGCAAAGAGGTAATGCTGGCCTACAATGGTGTCATTACTTTGCTTCGAGACACTATCGATTGCATCAAATCCAAGGGCCGCGAAGGTCTTCCGTTGGAATGGGTGCAGCAGATATGCGCATTCCTTCGAGAGTCGAGTTTTGAAGTCCTTCGTCCGGAATTAGACAGCATTTCCAAGATTATTCGGTATATCCAGTTGTGCGGTTCCAGATCCTCTCCAACACAGACAGCACCCGAAACGAAAAAGTCCTTGGAGGGTAGCCCTTCATCGGGTCCTGGTGAAAATGTTGGATTTGGGCGGAGCTTTAGcaagtcatcactacctacaatGAAGCTTCAGCCTAACCTCAAAACCCCAAAACTTCCCAGCTTTGGCTTTAGTGGGATCAGCAAACCGTCCTTTTCGAGACATCATTCGGAACCGGTAGAGAGTGACTCTAGTCCAGTGTTGGTCTCACAAGATCCGAAAAAGCTTGCAACACCTCAAGTACCTGAATGGCTGTCGCTGGATGATCAAGTGAAGACATACTTGGGAAGCTTGTCGTCTCCTGGTGCAGGTGGCAAAGCACAATGCGAATTGCCCATCAAAATCCAACAGCTTGATCCCAAGACATCTGAGCCACAGGCTGCAACGAAAAGTCAGGATTCAAGAACAGGCGACCTTGATGGTACCGAGGATCTGACATGTCCCAATCCTATTATCATTAATAGTTCTGGAATTGAAGGTATCTTTGACATACAACGCATCGTTGTTACTATGATCGACAGGGAGAAGCTCTCTAGACAGGTGGCACGAGCAACTAGCCCGAAACAAAAAATCTCAGGATGGTGCATCATTAGCACAGGCTTTGCCAGCGTGGTTGTCAACTTTGCCTGCGACCAACACCTTCTCAAGAAACAGCTCGATATCGAACAAGCAGTTCAAGACATGGTCATCAAAGAAGACCGAGCTAGCAAACTCCATGGCAACCTTGAGATCAAAGGATCTGCAAAGCCGAAAGAGCAGGATAGTTCTTCGTCTAAAGTTGATCGACCTAGCGACACTTCAAATGAGACCGACAAGAACAATGCCACCAGTTGGAAGCCTACAGAGGAGGAGAAAACCATCGTACGTATCCTAGATTTCATCCAGGAGCCCCAACTTCATCTTGTTGCCGGTGAATGGGTTCTGGCTCGTTTCTCTGGGGCGCGAGGAGCAAAGTGGTTTTTGTGCTACCTCGAGCTCGGCTCCACTCATTCCTTCTATGGTCATCGCATCGCAGCGAGCGATATTGATTTCGACAACTCGGCGATTGAGCCCGGGCTCATGAATGCCTGGAAAACCTACATGAATcgaaaaaagagaaagatgtGCAATGTCTTGAACAAGTACATCAGCAGTTCAGCCAGTGCGACCAAAGGTCAAGAAAGACTAAATAAGAGTTCAAAGATTGCGAATGAGAACTATGCAAGGCTTTGGGATGCAGGGAATCAAGGTCTTGACAGGGTGATGAGTATGGGATCTTCCACATCGACCTCCTTGCCAACGCAGCCATTTGACGAGGGAGGCAATAAGAATACCAAGATCGAGGAGGATGCGGACTCGGAAGACGATGAAGTTCCTGGAGCGGGGCTTTTTGAGGATTTAATCGATCAGGGTAAAGAAGCAGCAACTGCTTTGGGCGAGTACACTGTTCTCGCTGTATATGAGAGGATATGTGAGATGCAGGCTAAACATCTGGACAAGCACCTGTCAACGTCGGTGTTGAAGAGGACACCCAAGAGTCTTCAGACTGCGGTTGAGAGTGTAGATGAGAACAAGGGTTTCCTACCAGCTATGTATCACTCTTCCAGACGGGTGCATATGTTTTGA